The window CCGCTCCCCCGCCGGGCATCAACGAGCGTCTCGCCCCGGTCTGCCTGCATGCCGACCCGGCGAGGTCCGCCGTGGGTCACCCTGTCCCGAACCGACCCGGCTGTACGGATCAGCCACCGAACCCGCCCCCGGGCGGCCTCAACCACCGGTACGGCTCAAGCGCCTGAGTCTGCTCTGCGAGTCCGGCGGATCACCCCGCCCGTGCGGATCCCGCCGGGATTCGCGCCCCGGCACGATGCCCCGCACGCCGCGCACCTCGTGATGCGACGCCCACCCGACCAGAGGCGCGGCGGATGCCGTACCCGGGGGGTCGGGCGTCATGGACGCCGCATCGGGGGTCAGTCGTCGACGTCGACGGCCTTGAACAGCGCGGCCACCTCGGCGTTGCTCAGTCGACGGGTACGTCCGGCGCGCAGATCCCCCAGCCGGATCGGTCCGATCTCGGTCCGGATCAGCCGCGACACCGGGTGCCCCACCTCGTCGAGCAACCGGCGCACGATGTGCTTGCGCCCCTCGTGCAGGGTGATCTCGATCTGGGCGGTACGCCCGAGCGTGTCGATCAGCTTGAACGAGTCGACCTGCGCCGGGCCGTCCTCGAGTTCCACCCCGGCCTGGAGTCGCCGGCCGACGGAGCGGGGCAGGGGTCCGGCCACCTCGCACAGGTAGGTCTTCGACACCCCGTACGAGGGGTGCATGAGCCGGTGGGCCAGGGTCCCGTCGTTGGTGAGCAGGAGCAGGCCCTCGCTGTCGGCGTCGAGCCGCCCGACGTGGTAGACCCGCTCCTCCACCCGGTCGAGGAAGTCGGCGAGCGCCGAACGCCCCTTCTCGTCGGCCATGGTCGAGACGACCCCGCGGGGCTTGTTCATCGCCAGGTAGACCAGGCGGGTGTCGGTGACCAGGCGCTCGCCGTCGACGTGGATCACCGCCGTGGCCGCGTCGACCTTGTCGCCGAGCTGGGCGACCCGGCCGTCGACCGTGACCCGGCGGCGGAAGATCAGGTCCTCGCAGGCCCGGCGGGAGCCGACTCCGGCGGCGGCGAGGACCTTCTGCAGCCGCTCGGTTCCCTCCCGCGCGTCCGGTTCCCCCCGTTGGGCACCGCCGCCACTCGATGGACCGTTCGCCCTCCCTGCGGCGCGGGTCACACGGGTACGGCTGTCATCGCGGGGCATCGGCTATCTCTTCCAGGTCGTCGGGGAGGAACGGGGCCAGCGGGGGAAGCTCGTCGACCGTGTTCAGCCCGAGCTTCTCCAGGAACATGGTCGTCGTACGGTAGAGGAAGGCACCGCTGTCCGGTTCGCTGCCGCACTCCTCGACCAGGCCACGCGAGACCAGGGTACGGATCACCCCGTCACAGTTGACACCTCGGATGGCCGAGATCCGTGACCGGGTGACCGGCTGCTTGTAGGCCACCACCGCCAGGGTCTCCAGCGCAGCCTGGGTGAGTCGTACCGCCTGTCCGTTGAGTACGAACCGTTCGACGTACGTGGCGTATTCCGGACGGGTGTAGAGCCGCCACCCGCCCGCGGCCCGCCGGAGGTCGAAGCCGTGTCCGGCTGCGGTGTAGTCACCGGACACCTGTTCGAGCATAGCGGCGACCCGATTCGTCGGCTGCTCCAGTACCTCGGCGAGCACGATCTCCGCGACCGGTTCGTCGACCACCAGCAGGATCGCTTCCAGCGCCGCCCGCAGTTCCTCGTCGACCAGCCCCGGCGCCTCCGACGATCCTGCCCCGGTGGCCTCCGGTCCCCCGTCCCCCACGGCGTCCGACGTCGGTTCGGCCGGGACCAACGATGTCGGTTCCGGCGCGGCGTCCGACGTCGGTTCGGGCAGGGCTGACGATGTCGGTTCCGGCGCCGGTCGGGAGTTGTCCACCGGCCTGGTTGCGGTGGCGTCCGGCACCCGGGCGCCGACGTCGGGCCGAGCCGACACCGGATCGGTCTCCTCCGGGCGCTCCTCGACAGGCTCGTCCGGCGCCACCACCTCGGCGGCGTCGACGGACTCGGCGGTGGCGCCAGTGGGATCGACCAGGTCGGCGGGATCAACGGTCTCGTCGGGTTCAGCCGCATCGCCGGCATGAGCCACGTCGGCGGACGGGGTGGCGGGCTGGTCGGCCGGCGCCGCGGCCGGACGGGCCCATGGCGGCACCCACGCGGCGGCCTGGTCGGCCAGGGAGTCCGGGGCGTCCCGACGCTCGTCGCTCGTCATTGCGGTACGTCCTCCTGCGCCGTCGAACCACTGCTTGCCTGCGCCGGGCCCGACGGCGTCTCCTCGGCACTCGCCCCGGGCTCGGCCCCGTCACCGTCGACAGCGGCCACCACCGCCGGCTCGTCCGAGGACTCCGCCGAATCGGGCGGCGTGGGCTGGTCGGGCGATGCCGGCTGGTCGGGCGGTACGGGCGACCCGGCGTACTCGTCGATCTGGAGTTCGGCTCCGCCGTCGGCCGGGCCGGTCCACCGTACGGTCAACTCGCCCAGGGCCTGTTCCTGGGTGAAGCCGACCAGGCCCTCCCGGTACAGCTCCAGCAGGGCCAGGAACCGGGCCACCACCTCGAGCGTCGACTCGCAGTCGACGCAGAGCAGCCGGAACGTCGCGGTGCCCATCCGGCGCAACCGGTCCCGGAGGATCGCGGCGTGCTCCCGGACACTGACCCGTACCTCGTGGATGTGCGCGATGGAGACCACCGGCACCGGTTTCGGGGTCATCACCCTGATCGCGATCTTCAGCAGCCGCGCCGGTCCGATGCCGAGGACCAGGTCGGGCAGGGCCT of the Micromonospora sp. NBC_01796 genome contains:
- a CDS encoding segregation/condensation protein A, whose product is MTVQPAEPPPVDATDADAAHPDDVTPAAAAQDEAAPAPAPAEEPATGFTVRLANFTGPFDLLLQLIGKHKLDVTEVALHRVTDEFIAYIRAMGDEWDLDEASEFLLIAATLLDLKAARLLPAAEVEDEEDLALLEARDLLFARLLQYKAYKEAASHIAGLEAVGSRRYPRAVTLEDRYAQALPDLVLGIGPARLLKIAIRVMTPKPVPVVSIAHIHEVRVSVREHAAILRDRLRRMGTATFRLLCVDCESTLEVVARFLALLELYREGLVGFTQEQALGELTVRWTGPADGGAELQIDEYAGSPVPPDQPASPDQPTPPDSAESSDEPAVVAAVDGDGAEPGASAEETPSGPAQASSGSTAQEDVPQ
- the scpB gene encoding SMC-Scp complex subunit ScpB, whose amino-acid sequence is MTSDERRDAPDSLADQAAAWVPPWARPAAAPADQPATPSADVAHAGDAAEPDETVDPADLVDPTGATAESVDAAEVVAPDEPVEERPEETDPVSARPDVGARVPDATATRPVDNSRPAPEPTSSALPEPTSDAAPEPTSLVPAEPTSDAVGDGGPEATGAGSSEAPGLVDEELRAALEAILLVVDEPVAEIVLAEVLEQPTNRVAAMLEQVSGDYTAAGHGFDLRRAAGGWRLYTRPEYATYVERFVLNGQAVRLTQAALETLAVVAYKQPVTRSRISAIRGVNCDGVIRTLVSRGLVEECGSEPDSGAFLYRTTTMFLEKLGLNTVDELPPLAPFLPDDLEEIADAPR
- a CDS encoding pseudouridine synthase codes for the protein MPRDDSRTRVTRAAGRANGPSSGGGAQRGEPDAREGTERLQKVLAAAGVGSRRACEDLIFRRRVTVDGRVAQLGDKVDAATAVIHVDGERLVTDTRLVYLAMNKPRGVVSTMADEKGRSALADFLDRVEERVYHVGRLDADSEGLLLLTNDGTLAHRLMHPSYGVSKTYLCEVAGPLPRSVGRRLQAGVELEDGPAQVDSFKLIDTLGRTAQIEITLHEGRKHIVRRLLDEVGHPVSRLIRTEIGPIRLGDLRAGRTRRLSNAEVAALFKAVDVDD